In Paenibacillus sonchi, a single genomic region encodes these proteins:
- a CDS encoding Apre_1838 family putative sactipeptide bacteriocin, with product MKLINPIGRDINSGLEAHFEPMACMCGSGGGQFTGARGNSDSCFHCGCDCTSSSYGSGNDRNATTTIHRS from the coding sequence ATGAAATTGATTAATCCGATTGGACGGGATATTAATTCCGGTCTGGAAGCGCACTTTGAGCCGATGGCATGCATGTGCGGTTCCGGCGGAGGTCAATTCACTGGAGCACGCGGAAATAGTGACAGCTGTTTCCATTGCGGCTGCGATTGTACCTCATCTAGTTATGGTTCCGGCAATGATAGAAATGCGACGACTACCATTCACAGAAGCTAA